The Temnothorax longispinosus isolate EJ_2023e chromosome 7, Tlon_JGU_v1, whole genome shotgun sequence genome contains a region encoding:
- the LOC139816508 gene encoding diacylglycerol kinase eta isoform X9 produces MEEWFNTLRTATETRPQGDPGTAELLEGNHQWYATSHARPTYCNVCRDALHGVTSHGLSCEACKYKVHKRCSAKAINNCKWTTLASIGKDIIEDQDGNITMPHQWMEGNLPVSSKCFVCEKTCGSVLRLQDWRCLWCKATVHTACRPAIGVRCPLGPAKLSVVPPTALHSIGSDEAWEAVRPTGCSPLLVFVNSKSGDNQGIKFLRRFKQLLNPAQVFDLINGGPGPGLRLFRHFDPFRILVCSGDGSVGWVLSEIDRLGMHVGINKQCQVGVLPLGTGNDLARVLGWGSSCDDDTHLPQLLEKYEKASTKMLDRWSIMTFERSISLPCHKVTQPDPAIKSSIAHQYEDNVLAHITNILQSDQENVVISSAKVLCETVKEFATHILEASLNTGDQQLGEKCTILQQKLDLLLQTLSKEESYLSDDTEETDIGTLKTETFSSIQEKGALEKPEKEMTNLKKVKRRRCYMERDVVMSRANSLKRAIRRLVEHTETAVDEQNNPSIEKQGGKMPNITIISDDSSINIVTSKKQQLDIPGLSQTDQTDNASLIPTVESGSSIEISPCPSPTPNVASLSPMPDLRRDSQPEELLTLPAPDGFADSRRNSENIPQGVLSFDLAAAQTAGNQQEAQATTNENNFLSSEPTQIEVSSDGPITVTKDVLDTSTPSDDETMQDTIVSPDTDSLHSRNISPEHVQKPAIAKLGPRGSCTNSIVSTDSMVSETFDSRSYTVRNSESEIGHIDSDIFDSTKRSESSEIGHIDSPDNSDMLSSETQRSESGLEDLSSLGQDVISAIMGEKYDSVREGLEIEQSHRYCGLAQFSEGNDIGRQSFKKGTKNMKTDKEAMLSKYKTDGLTTCVRVSGIKSTQSVETNVVPVCFPVTQTNEKCSINFPPQISVFVDPPSPSLSIESHHKLNLDNKLDPHDKQYSSGNSMERLSVELPDSGFSPQATRRISSGSLLKASEVVSLAATTARLGGSSMSLRHERAKSVDKTEDVKKLPIINPLVRLPMWPNVSGGAGLISQALLANADALCAAVSPLMDPDETLMEGYFERCVMNNYFGIGIDAKISLDFHNKREEHPEKCRSRAKNYMWYGVLGSKQWIQKTYKNLEQRVQLECDGQRIPLPSLQGIVVLNIPSFMGGTNFWGGTKEGDLFLAPSFDDRILEVVAVFGSVQMAASRLINLQHHRIAQCQTVQINILGEEGVPIQVDGEAWIQPPGIIRIIHKNRMQMLYRNRALETSLRAWEEKQRSTLSAVTQSTSTISNASQSQSQAQLQICSKPPQLSDEELNILFNFIEAVTTLVKWVKLLIISHPSLEPDLYQVASRTANALEQVHPDGKILQGISLRPMVTELVSSARQLYEESCELLRDKAHNLKLREDLENKLSLSLASMEQELRKCTFDEGGTGLVYLQNIPMDDQGDKKNRHRGLFWLKFRRFAGNSGGAGHPARDQVTTWGVQEVCTWLENLQLGEYAEKFVSHDIRGRELLTLARRDLKELGITKVGHVKRILQAINDLNN; encoded by the exons ATGGAGGAGTGGTTCAACACCCTGAGAACAGCGACGGAGACGCGTCCTCAGGGTGATCCTGGAACTGCCGAGTTGCTGGAAGGTAATCATCAGTGGTATGCGACTAGTCACGCCAGACCTACGTATTGCAATGTCTGCAGAGATGCCCTACATG GTGTTACTTCCCACGGTTTAAGTTGCGAAGCTTGTAAATACAAGGTGCACAAGAGATGTAGCGcaaaagcaataaataattgcaagtGGACCACTTTAGCATCTATCGGAAAAGATATCATTGAGGACCAAGATGGG AACATCACGATGCCACATCAGTGGATGGAGGGAAATTTGCCAGTGTCCTCAAAATGCTTTGTCTGTGAAAAGACGTGTGGCTCTGTACTTAG gcTTCAAGATTGGCGATGTTTATGGTGCAAAGCAACTGTGCACACAGCGTGTAGGCCTGCCATAGGTGTCAGGTGTCCGTTAGGACCAGCTAAACTCAGTGTAGTGCCTCCTACAGCTTTGCACAGTATAG GTAGCGACGAAGCTTGGGAAGCAGTTAGACCTACGGGATGCAGTCCACTTTTAGTATTTGTAAACAGTAAATCTGGTGACAATCAAGGTATTAAGTTTCTTAGAAGATTTAAACAATTACTGAATCCCGCACAAGTGTTCGACCTTATAAATGGAGGACCAGGTCCAGG ATTAAGACTGTTTCGACACTTTGATCCGTTTCGGATTTTGGTGTGTAGTGGAGATGGATCTGTAGGATGGGTGCTCTCAGAAATCGATCGGCTTGGAATGCACGTGGGTATAAAC AAACAATGTCAGGTTGGGGTATTACCTTTAGGGACTGGAAATGACTTGGCGCGCGTGTTAGGCTGGGGATCGTCGTGCGACGATGACACACATTTACCTCAGCTACTGGAGAAGTATGAAAAAGCGAGCACGAAGATGCTGGATCGATGGAGTATTATGACATTCGAACGCAGCATATCTCTGCCATGTCACAAAGTGACTCAGCCCGACCCGGCTATAAAATCGAGCATAGCTCATCAGTATGAAGACAACGTTCTTGCTCATATAACGAACATTTTGCAATCTGATCAGGAGAACGTAGTTATATCTAGTGCCAA AGTTTTATGTGAAACAGTAAAAGAATTTGCAACACATATACTGGAAGCCAGTCTAAACACAGGGGACCAACAATTGGGAGAAAAATGCACAATACTTCAACAAAAACTTGACCTCTTGTTGCAAACATTATCGAAAGAGGAAAGCTATTTATCCGACGACACAGAAGAAACTGACATTGGCACTCTAAAAACTGAAACTTTTAGTAGTATCCAGGAAAAAGGTGCTTTAGAAAAGCCAGAGAAGGAAatgacaaatttaaaaaaagttaaaagaagaagatgTTACATGGAGAGAGATGTTGTGATGTCTAG aGCAAACAGCTTGAAAAGAGCTATCAGGAGGTTAGTGGAACACACGGAAACGGCTGTTGACGAGCAGAACAATCCTTCGATCGAGAAGCAAGGCGGTAAAATGCCAAATATCACCATAATATCCGATGATTCTTCAATAAATATTGTGACAA gCAAAAAGCAACAATTAGATATCCCTGGTTTATCGCAAACAGATCAAACCGACAACGCAAGTTTAATACCGACTGTAGAATCCGGTAGCAGCATAGAGATTTCACCTTGCCCAAGTCCTACTCCTAACGTGGCATCTTTGAGCCCAATGCCGGATTTAAGGAGAGACTCGCAACCTGAAGAATTACTCACTCTTCCTGCACCCGACGGTTTCGCCGACAGTAGACGAAACAGCGAAAACATACCACAGGG agTTCTCAGTTTTGACCTGGCCGCGGCACAAACTGCCGGTAATCAACAAGAAGCTCAGGCAACTActaacgaaaataatttcctaTCGTCCGAACCGACGCAAATAGAAGTTTCTTCCGACGGTCCTATAACCGTGACAAAGGACGTTTTAGATACAAGTACACCATCAGACGATGAGACCATGCAAGATACTATCGTCTCTCCTGACACGGATTCGCTTCATTCTAGAAACATTTCTCCGGAACACGTGCAAAAACCCGCGATAGCCAAATTGGGACCCCGAGGTAGCTGTACTAACAGTATCGTCAGTACAGATAGCATGGTTTCCGAAACTTTTGATTCCAGGAGTTACACCGTGCGAAATAGCGAGAGCGAAATTG GGCATATAGACAGCGATATATTCGACTCCACGAAAAGATCGGAAAGCTCGGAGATCGGACACATTGACTCGCCGGATAATTCCGATATGCTTTCCAGCGAAACTCAACGTTCGGAAAGCGGTTTGGAGGATTTAAGCTCCCTCGGACAAGATGTGATCAGCGCGATAATGGGTGAAAAGTATGATTCTGTCAGAGAAGGCTTAGAGATCGAACAGTCGCATAGATATTGCGGTTTAGCTCAATTCAGCGAAGGTAACGACATCGGAAGACAATCGTTCAAGAAGGGcacaaaaaatatgaagacGGATAAAGAG GCAATGCTGAGTAAATATAAAACGGACGGTTTGACAACGTGTGTACGTGTCTCAGGGATTAAGTCGACGCAATCTGTAGAGACGAACGTAGTACCGGTATGCTTTCCCGTCACGCAGACCAATGAGAAATGTTCCATAAATTTTCCGCCACAGATCAGTGTTTTCGTTGATCCACCAAGCCCATCGTTGTCAATTGAGAGTCATCACAAGCttaatttagataataaattagatCCTCATGACAAGCAATACAGTAGCGGCAACAGTATGGAAAGGC TAAGCGTGGAGCTACCCGACTCTGGCTTCTCTCCGCAAGCTACACGGCGTATAAGCAGTGGCAGTTTGTTGAAGGCATCGGAAGTTGTGTCGTTGGCTGCAACTACCGCTCGTCTAGGTGGCTCGAGCATGAGCTTGCGCCACGAAAGAGCGAAATCTGTGGATAAGACGGAGGATGTGAAAAAACTTCCTATTATAAATCCTTTGGTTCGATTGCCTATGTGGCCAA ATGTAAGTGGCGGAGCTGGTCTCATCAGTCAAGCATTGCTGGCAAATGCGGATGCTCTGTGTGCAGCGGTATCGCCTTTAATGGATCCAGATGAAACATTGAT GGAAGGTTACTTCGAACGATGCGTCATGAACAATTACTTCGGTATCGGCATAGACGCAAAGATCAGTCTCGACTTCCACAATAAGAGAGAGGAGCACCCTGAGAAATGTCGATCGCGCGCCAAGAACTACATGTGGTACGGTGTCTTGGGATCTAAACAGTGGATACAGAAGACTTACAAAAATCTTGAGCAGAGAGTTCAGCTGGAGTGCGATGGTCAAAGGATACCGTTACCTTCTCTGCAAGGGATcgttgtattaaatataccGAG TTTCATGGGCGGTACAAACTTCTGGGGAGGTACGAAGGAAGGGGATCTATTCTTAGCACCGTCGTTCGACGATCGCATATTGGAAGTAGTGGCAGTTTTCGGATCTGTTCAAATGGCTGCTTCGCGGCTCATCAATTTGCAGCATCACAGGATAGCCCAATGTCAGACGGTCCAGATTAATATCTTGGGAGAAGAGGGTGTTCCTATACAGGTCGATGGTGAGGCTTGGATTCAACCACCTGGTATTATAAGGATTATACACAAGAATCGCATGCAAATGCTTTACAGAAATAGG GCACTCGAAACCTCATTAAGAGCATGGGAGGAGAAGCAGCGCAGCACGTTAAGCGCCGTAACTCAATCCACTTCCACTATAAGCAATGCATCGCAATCGCAGTCTCAGGCACAGTTGCAAATATGTAGTAAACCTCCTCAGTTGAGCGATGAGGAACTCAACATTCTATTCAATTTCATTGAGGCCGTAACGACCTTGGTCAAGTGGGTAAAACTGCTAATTATATCACATCCAAGTCTGGAACCAGATCTGTACCAAGTAGCCTCGCGAACAGCAAATGCGCTTGAGCAAGTACATCCGGACGGTAAAATCTTGCAAGGG ATAAGCCTGAGACCCATGGTGACCGAGTTGGTATCAAGCGCGCGGCAATTGTATGAGGAATCTTGTGAGTTACTGCGAGATAAAGCCCATAATTTG AAATTACGAGAGGATTTAGAAAACAAGTTGTCCTTATCTCTAGCTAGTATGGAACAGGAATTACGAAAGTGTACCTTTGACGAAGGAGGCACAGGACTGGTTTACTTGCAAAATATTCCCATGGACGATCAG ggagataaaaaaaatcgtcatCGAGGGTTGTTCTGGTTAAAGTTCCGTCGCTTCGCTGGCAACTCGGGCGGCGCGGGTCATCCGGCACGAGATCAGGTCACGACGTGGGGCGTGCAGGAGGTGTGCACCTGGCTAGAGAATCTACAGCTGGGAGAATACGCTGAGAAATTTGTGTCTCACGATATACGCGGTAGAGAGCTATTGACCCTAGCCCGTCGAGATCTAAAGGAGCTGGGCATCACCAAGGTGGGGCATGTTAAACGCATTTTACAGGCCATCAATGACCTCAACAATTGA